The Streptomyces sp. NBC_01689 genome includes a window with the following:
- a CDS encoding LacI family DNA-binding transcriptional regulator: MTETASRPTLEAVAARAGVSRATASRVVNGGDGVREPLVERVRRAVEELGYVPNQAARSLVTRRHDAVAVVIAEPETRVFADPFFGLQLRGISKELTAHDSQLVLLLTEGRDDHARVGRYLAGGHVDGALVFSLHLDDPLPGLIHGAGVPTVFGGRPGWGDGPRDTASPVYVDSDNRGGARAAVRHLVALGRTRVAHITGALDQTSAVDRLDGFRDVMGDADPRLVVEGDFTPAGGERAMRELLEHCPDVDAVFAANDLSAAGALRVLRERGRRVPDDVAVIGFDDMLPVAEQTDPPLTTVRQDIEEMGRLMARLLLRDLDRRTAKETEAHGASGVVLPTTLVRRASA; this comes from the coding sequence GTGACCGAGACAGCGTCGCGCCCCACACTGGAGGCCGTGGCCGCCAGGGCGGGGGTCTCCCGGGCCACCGCGTCACGCGTGGTCAACGGCGGCGACGGAGTGCGCGAACCCCTCGTCGAACGGGTCCGCCGGGCCGTCGAGGAACTGGGCTACGTTCCCAACCAGGCCGCCCGGAGCCTGGTCACCCGACGCCACGACGCGGTCGCCGTCGTCATTGCCGAACCGGAGACGAGGGTCTTCGCCGACCCCTTCTTCGGTCTCCAACTGCGAGGCATCAGCAAGGAGTTGACGGCGCACGACTCGCAACTCGTCCTGCTCCTCACGGAGGGCCGTGACGACCACGCCCGGGTGGGCCGGTACCTCGCGGGCGGACACGTCGACGGGGCGCTCGTCTTCTCGCTGCACCTCGACGACCCGCTGCCCGGGCTGATCCACGGCGCGGGCGTGCCGACCGTGTTCGGCGGCAGACCCGGCTGGGGCGACGGCCCCCGCGACACCGCGTCCCCGGTGTACGTCGACAGTGACAACCGGGGCGGTGCCCGCGCGGCCGTACGCCACCTGGTCGCGCTGGGGCGCACCCGCGTCGCGCACATCACCGGCGCCCTCGACCAGACCTCGGCGGTCGACCGGCTGGACGGGTTCCGGGACGTCATGGGCGACGCCGACCCGCGGCTCGTCGTCGAGGGCGACTTCACACCCGCCGGTGGTGAACGGGCGATGCGCGAACTGCTGGAGCACTGCCCCGACGTCGACGCGGTGTTCGCCGCGAACGACCTGTCCGCGGCGGGGGCCCTGCGGGTGCTGCGCGAGCGGGGACGGCGGGTGCCGGACGACGTCGCGGTGATCGGCTTCGACGACATGCTCCCGGTCGCGGAGCAGACGGACCCACCACTCACCACGGTCCGTCAGGACATAGAGGAGATGGGCCGGCTGATGGCCCGGCTGCTCCTGCGGGACCTCGACCGGCGGACCGCGAAGGAGACCGAGGCGCACGGCGCCTCAGGTGTCGTCCTGCCGACGACGCTGGTACGACGGGCCTCCGCGTAG
- a CDS encoding WhiB family transcriptional regulator, with the protein MHTDTIIPADSDWQEQALCAQTGAEFFFPEPGSSVREAKRICGMCEMRPACLEYALDNDERFGVWGGLSEKERLSLRRADRH; encoded by the coding sequence ATGCACACCGACACCATCATCCCGGCCGACTCCGACTGGCAGGAGCAGGCGCTGTGCGCGCAGACCGGGGCAGAGTTCTTCTTTCCCGAACCGGGCAGCTCGGTGCGTGAGGCGAAGCGCATCTGCGGCATGTGCGAGATGCGCCCGGCCTGCCTCGAATACGCGCTGGACAACGACGAGCGGTTCGGCGTCTGGGGCGGCCTCTCCGAGAAGGAACGGCTCAGCCTCCGGCGCGCGGACCGGCACTGA
- a CDS encoding VOC family protein, with product MLTTRFVSGAPNWLDIGTPDIEGATSFYGGLFDWQFQSAGPDAGGYGFFQLAGKTVAGGMQTTSEQGPPSWTVYFQTPDAEATTKAAEQVGGSAVFPPMDVMGEGRMAILTDRAGVPFGLWEPARTKGVDVAGDPGSLCWVELYTPDVAAAAAFYNSVFGWETSAAPFPGGTYTCVNPAGTEETDMFGGVVALADDPAEAASGAYWLPYFEVADTDATVARAQELGGTVRMPATDLEGVGRMAKLTDPYGARFAVIKSAPRPS from the coding sequence ATGCTCACCACCCGCTTTGTTTCCGGCGCTCCGAACTGGCTCGACATCGGCACGCCCGACATCGAGGGCGCCACTTCCTTCTACGGAGGCCTCTTCGACTGGCAGTTCCAGTCCGCGGGGCCCGACGCCGGCGGTTACGGCTTCTTCCAGCTCGCAGGGAAGACCGTCGCGGGCGGCATGCAGACCACCTCCGAACAGGGCCCGCCCTCCTGGACGGTGTACTTCCAGACCCCCGACGCGGAGGCCACCACCAAGGCGGCCGAGCAGGTCGGCGGCAGCGCGGTCTTCCCGCCCATGGACGTCATGGGCGAGGGCCGCATGGCGATCCTCACCGACCGGGCGGGCGTGCCCTTCGGGCTCTGGGAGCCGGCCCGGACCAAGGGCGTCGACGTCGCGGGCGACCCCGGCTCGCTGTGCTGGGTCGAGCTCTACACCCCGGACGTCGCCGCGGCCGCCGCGTTCTACAACTCCGTGTTCGGCTGGGAGACCTCGGCCGCGCCGTTCCCCGGCGGCACGTACACCTGCGTCAACCCGGCCGGGACCGAGGAGACGGACATGTTCGGCGGCGTGGTGGCGCTGGCCGACGACCCGGCCGAGGCCGCGTCCGGCGCGTACTGGCTGCCGTACTTCGAGGTGGCCGACACGGACGCGACCGTCGCCAGGGCGCAGGAGCTGGGCGGCACGGTCCGGATGCCCGCCACGGACCTGGAGGGCGTCGGCCGCATGGCCAAGCTCACCGACCCGTACGGGGCGCGCTTCGCGGTCATCAAGAGCGCCCCGCGCCCGAGCTGA